In Bacillus sp. DX3.1, the following proteins share a genomic window:
- the mutM gene encoding DNA-formamidopyrimidine glycosylase, with protein MPELPEVENVRRTLENLVSGKTIQDVIVTYPKLVKRPDDVEIFKEMLRGEKIERIERRGKFLLLYVTKYVIVSHLRMEGKYLLHQEDEQIDKHTHVRFQFTDGTELHYKDVRKFGTMHLFKKGEEFDQMPLADLGPEPFDAELTPGYLQERLQKTNRKIKVVLLDQRLLVGLGNIYVDEVLFRSGIYPEREASSLTEAEIEKVHAATVATLTEAVKRGGSTIRTYINSQGQIGSFQELLNVYGRKGEPCVTCGTVIEKIVVGGRGTHYCPNCQPED; from the coding sequence ATGCCTGAACTACCAGAGGTTGAAAATGTAAGGCGAACGTTAGAAAACCTTGTATCCGGAAAGACGATACAAGATGTAATTGTAACGTATCCGAAATTAGTGAAAAGGCCGGATGATGTAGAGATTTTTAAAGAAATGTTACGAGGCGAAAAGATTGAACGGATTGAAAGAAGAGGTAAATTTTTACTTCTTTATGTAACAAAGTATGTAATTGTTTCACACTTACGTATGGAAGGGAAATATTTGCTTCATCAAGAGGATGAGCAAATAGATAAACATACGCATGTGCGTTTTCAGTTTACAGACGGTACAGAGTTGCATTATAAGGATGTAAGAAAGTTTGGTACGATGCATCTCTTTAAAAAAGGTGAAGAGTTTGATCAAATGCCACTTGCAGATTTAGGGCCAGAGCCATTTGATGCTGAACTGACACCAGGATATTTACAAGAAAGATTGCAAAAAACAAACCGTAAAATAAAAGTTGTATTGCTAGATCAACGTCTTTTAGTAGGGCTTGGTAATATATATGTAGATGAAGTGTTGTTCCGTTCTGGAATTTATCCAGAACGAGAAGCTTCATCTTTAACGGAAGCTGAAATAGAAAAGGTTCATGCGGCAACAGTTGCAACCTTAACAGAGGCAGTGAAGCGTGGCGGAAGTACAATTCGAACGTATATCAATTCGCAAGGGCAAATTGGTTCGTTCCAAGAGCTTCTGAATGTATACGGAAGAAAAGGTGAGCCATGTGTGACTTGTGGCACTGTAATTGAAAAAATAGTTGTTGGTGGACGTGGGACTCATTATTGTCCTAATTGTCAGCCTGAGGACTAA
- the polA gene encoding DNA polymerase I, with translation MEKKVVLVDGNNIAYRAFFALPLLNNDKGIHTNAIYGFTMMLMRILEEEKPTHMLVAFDAGKTTFRHKTFSDYKGGRQKTPPELSEQFPFIRELLDAFHVPRYELENYEADDIMGTLATEASEQGVHVKVISGDKDLLQLVSDNTLVCIPRKGITEVDEYTKEALFEKYSLSPKQIIDMKGLMGDQSDNIPGVPGVGEKTAIKLLTQFETVEAVYENLDQVSGKKLKEKLEANKEQALMSKELATIITDAPITVHLDDIEYKGYEANDVIPMFENLGFTSLLNKLGVTAEETPSAELNDISFEIVEEVTEEILQQDSALLVEVQEDNYHRADIQGFGIQNENGCYFIQADVALQSEAFTNWLANEEMKKYTFDAKRAIVALKWKGYEVQGIDFDLLIAAYLLDPADTDKDFRAVAKMKETHAVKSDEEVYGKGAKRAVPELDVIAEHVARKVHVLYDVQQTFVEELQKNEQYELFTELEMPLCRVLAEMEVKGVTVDTDRLRSMGDELVGRLKEMEQEIYELAGTEFNINSPKQLGVILFENLNLPVIKKTKTGYSTSADVLDKLMEHHEIIPKILHYRQLGKLNSTYIEGLLKVVHEDSSKIHTRFNQVLTQTGRLSSTEPNLQNIPIRLEEGRKIRQAFIPSKKDWVMYAADYSQIELRVLAHIAKDSGLIEAFQRDMDIHTKTAMDVFGVTKEEVTANMRRQAKAVNFGIVYGISDYGLSQNLGITRKAAGEFIEKYLESFPGVKEYMDDIVQEAKQQGYVSTLLKRRRYIPEITSRNFNLRGFAERTAMNTPIQGSAADIIKKAMIIMDDRLREEGLQARLLLQVHDELIFEVPKEEIEQLEKLVPEVMEHAVELSVPLKVDYSSGPTWYDAK, from the coding sequence TTGGAAAAAAAGGTCGTTTTAGTCGATGGAAATAATATCGCGTATCGTGCTTTTTTCGCACTGCCGCTTTTAAATAACGACAAAGGTATACATACGAACGCAATTTATGGTTTTACGATGATGCTGATGAGAATATTAGAAGAAGAAAAACCAACTCATATGCTTGTTGCATTTGATGCGGGTAAAACAACATTTCGTCATAAAACTTTTAGTGATTATAAAGGAGGACGTCAAAAAACGCCACCTGAGCTTTCTGAACAATTCCCGTTTATTCGTGAATTGCTAGATGCATTTCACGTTCCGCGTTATGAGTTAGAGAACTATGAAGCGGATGATATTATGGGAACATTAGCGACAGAAGCAAGTGAACAAGGTGTTCATGTAAAAGTCATTTCCGGAGATAAAGATTTGCTACAGCTTGTTTCTGACAATACACTTGTATGTATTCCGCGTAAAGGGATTACTGAAGTAGATGAATATACGAAAGAGGCCCTGTTTGAGAAATATAGTTTATCTCCAAAGCAAATTATCGATATGAAAGGGCTTATGGGAGATCAATCAGATAATATTCCTGGTGTTCCAGGTGTCGGTGAGAAGACGGCGATCAAATTGTTAACACAATTTGAAACGGTAGAAGCCGTGTATGAAAATTTAGATCAAGTGAGTGGGAAGAAGTTAAAAGAAAAATTAGAGGCGAATAAAGAGCAAGCGTTAATGAGTAAAGAGTTAGCGACAATTATTACAGATGCGCCGATTACAGTTCACTTAGATGATATCGAATATAAAGGATATGAAGCGAACGACGTTATCCCGATGTTTGAGAACTTAGGATTTACATCTCTTTTAAATAAACTTGGTGTGACTGCTGAAGAAACCCCTTCAGCTGAATTAAATGATATTTCATTTGAAATTGTGGAAGAAGTAACTGAAGAAATTCTTCAGCAAGATAGTGCATTACTTGTAGAAGTGCAAGAAGATAATTATCATAGAGCGGATATTCAAGGGTTTGGTATTCAAAATGAAAATGGCTGCTACTTTATTCAGGCCGATGTTGCGTTGCAATCTGAAGCCTTTACGAACTGGCTAGCGAATGAAGAGATGAAAAAGTACACGTTTGATGCAAAGCGTGCCATCGTTGCATTAAAGTGGAAAGGTTATGAAGTTCAAGGAATTGATTTTGATTTATTAATTGCTGCCTATTTACTTGATCCTGCGGATACAGATAAAGATTTTCGTGCTGTTGCGAAAATGAAAGAGACACATGCTGTTAAGTCAGATGAGGAAGTGTACGGAAAAGGAGCGAAACGTGCTGTTCCTGAACTTGATGTGATAGCGGAGCATGTGGCGCGAAAAGTGCACGTATTATACGATGTACAGCAAACGTTTGTAGAAGAACTGCAAAAAAATGAACAGTATGAATTGTTTACAGAGCTAGAAATGCCACTTTGCCGTGTGTTAGCAGAGATGGAAGTAAAAGGTGTGACTGTTGATACGGATCGTTTGCGCAGTATGGGAGATGAACTAGTCGGACGATTGAAGGAAATGGAACAGGAAATTTATGAGCTTGCTGGAACGGAATTTAATATTAATTCACCAAAACAGCTTGGTGTTATTCTATTTGAGAACTTAAATTTACCAGTTATTAAAAAGACGAAAACAGGTTATTCTACATCCGCTGATGTCCTTGATAAGCTAATGGAGCATCATGAAATTATCCCTAAGATTTTACATTATCGTCAACTTGGTAAGTTGAATTCTACGTATATTGAAGGGTTATTAAAAGTTGTTCATGAAGATTCGTCTAAGATTCATACACGCTTTAATCAAGTATTAACGCAAACAGGTCGATTAAGCTCTACAGAACCTAATTTGCAAAATATCCCGATTCGCTTAGAGGAAGGAAGAAAAATTCGTCAAGCATTCATTCCGTCCAAAAAAGATTGGGTGATGTATGCGGCGGACTATTCGCAAATTGAGCTGCGTGTATTAGCGCATATCGCAAAAGATTCAGGATTAATTGAAGCGTTCCAGCGTGATATGGATATTCATACGAAAACAGCAATGGACGTTTTTGGTGTAACAAAAGAAGAAGTAACAGCAAACATGAGACGTCAAGCAAAAGCGGTTAACTTCGGAATTGTCTACGGCATTAGTGATTATGGGCTGTCCCAAAACTTAGGTATTACACGAAAAGCAGCAGGAGAGTTTATTGAGAAGTATTTGGAAAGCTTCCCTGGCGTAAAGGAATATATGGATGACATTGTCCAAGAAGCGAAACAGCAAGGATATGTTTCTACTTTATTAAAACGCCGCCGCTATATTCCGGAAATTACGAGCCGTAACTTTAACCTACGTGGCTTTGCAGAACGTACTGCAATGAACACGCCAATTCAAGGAAGCGCAGCAGACATTATTAAAAAAGCGATGATTATTATGGATGATCGACTGCGAGAAGAAGGATTACAAGCACGTCTTCTTCTGCAGGTACATGATGAATTGATCTTTGAGGTACCAAAAGAAGAAATAGAGCAACTAGAAAAGCTTGTACCTGAAGTGATGGAACATGCGGTTGAACTTTCTGTTCCGTTGAAAGTTGATTATTCTTCCGGTCCAACTTGGTATGACGCGAAATAA
- the pnpS gene encoding two-component system histidine kinase PnpS — translation MNKFRSRLLFTFVSLIILILVGLGVLLETVFENYYIDQAQERMAKETRYVAVLVEAEGIDNVLKKPNVFEKLEEQISVSITFADEAKKVQYNRSKQSRLDQAVIEDLSSETAKQKNRVITKETNEKNVFYYATFVQDEQGKQGYIIIKSTIAPLKDVHQKTWGLLIIGFVIACLVVVFLGVKITGQYIQPIESVTKVAIELAKGNYKARAYENHSDETGMLSKAINILARNLQEMTLEQEMQQDRLHTLIENMGSGMILIDSRGYISLVNRSYKEIFHVTDEEYMDRLYYEAFLHAEIIELVEEIFMTEVKVRKQMLLPLGIERKHFEVYGAPIIGTNHEWKGIVLVFHDITELKKLEQMRKDFLANVSHELKTPITSIKGFSETLLDGAMENQQFCEHFLHIILKESERMQGLIEDLLDLSKIEQQGFKLNMGTVEVKGLLEEIQMVLENKSQDKEIYLHIDVPRNVSVIGDPSRLKQIFINLINNAILYTPAGGTVSVQLLQDENSAYIKVSDTGIGISKEEIPRIFERFYRVDKARSRNTGGTGLGLSIVKHLVEAHQGTITVDSEVGEGTTFTVVLPKTDSVNRS, via the coding sequence ATGAATAAGTTTCGCTCGAGGCTTCTCTTTACATTTGTTTCTCTTATTATTCTTATTTTAGTCGGACTAGGAGTATTGCTGGAAACGGTGTTTGAGAACTATTATATTGACCAGGCGCAAGAGAGAATGGCCAAAGAGACGAGATATGTTGCTGTATTAGTAGAAGCAGAAGGAATTGATAACGTTCTAAAAAAACCGAATGTTTTTGAAAAATTAGAAGAACAAATTTCGGTTTCAATTACGTTTGCCGATGAAGCAAAGAAAGTTCAATATAATCGAAGTAAGCAATCTAGATTAGATCAAGCGGTGATTGAAGATCTTTCTTCTGAAACAGCAAAACAAAAGAATAGAGTCATTACGAAGGAAACAAATGAAAAAAATGTATTTTACTATGCGACGTTTGTTCAAGACGAACAAGGAAAGCAAGGATACATCATTATAAAAAGTACAATTGCTCCTTTGAAGGATGTTCATCAAAAAACGTGGGGCCTATTAATTATCGGTTTTGTTATTGCTTGTCTTGTTGTTGTGTTTCTTGGTGTGAAAATTACGGGGCAGTATATTCAGCCAATTGAGTCTGTTACGAAAGTAGCGATTGAATTAGCGAAGGGGAATTATAAGGCTCGTGCGTATGAAAACCATTCAGATGAGACAGGGATGTTAAGCAAAGCGATTAATATTTTAGCACGTAATTTACAAGAGATGACGCTAGAACAAGAGATGCAGCAAGATCGTTTGCATACACTGATTGAAAATATGGGGAGCGGTATGATTTTAATTGATAGCCGCGGCTATATCAGTCTTGTAAATCGTTCGTATAAAGAAATATTCCATGTAACGGATGAAGAATATATGGATCGCCTTTATTATGAAGCTTTTCTACATGCGGAAATTATTGAACTTGTAGAAGAAATTTTCATGACTGAAGTGAAAGTGCGTAAACAAATGCTCTTACCGCTTGGAATAGAACGGAAGCATTTTGAAGTGTACGGTGCACCGATTATCGGGACAAACCATGAATGGAAAGGGATTGTTCTCGTATTTCATGATATAACAGAGCTAAAGAAACTGGAGCAAATGCGTAAAGACTTTTTAGCGAATGTTTCACATGAACTAAAAACACCGATTACTTCTATTAAAGGTTTTTCTGAAACATTACTTGATGGGGCGATGGAAAATCAGCAGTTTTGCGAGCATTTCTTACATATTATTTTAAAAGAAAGCGAGCGTATGCAAGGCTTAATTGAGGATTTATTAGATTTATCTAAGATTGAACAACAAGGTTTTAAATTAAACATGGGCACTGTTGAGGTAAAAGGATTACTGGAAGAAATTCAAATGGTGCTGGAAAATAAATCCCAAGATAAAGAAATTTATTTACATATTGATGTACCAAGAAATGTTTCAGTTATAGGAGATCCAAGTCGTTTGAAGCAAATTTTTATCAATTTAATTAATAATGCGATTTTGTATACACCAGCAGGAGGTACTGTGTCTGTGCAACTGTTACAAGATGAAAATAGTGCATATATAAAAGTATCTGATACAGGAATTGGAATTAGTAAAGAGGAAATTCCGCGTATCTTTGAACGTTTTTATCGCGTAGATAAAGCAAGAAGTAGGAATACAGGCGGAACAGGCCTTGGTTTATCGATTGTGAAACATTTAGTGGAGGCGCATCAAGGAACTATTACTGTTGATAGTGAAGTAGGAGAGGGTACAACATTTACAGTTGTTTTGCCGAAAACGGATTCAGTGAATCGCTCATAG
- a CDS encoding response regulator transcription factor, whose protein sequence is MSNRILVVDDEEFILTLIEFNLQQAGFEVITAMDGEVALHKATTERPDLIILDLMLPKMDGMEVCKELRLQRIMTPILMLTAKDDEFDKVLGLELGADDYMTKPFSPREVVARVKAILRRTKLQDEQASEVQDENSINIFDLKILPEFYEAYFQGEKLELTPKEFELLVYLAKHKGRVLTRDQLLSAVWNYDFAGDTRIVDVHISHLRDKIEKNTKKPTYIKTIRGLGYKLEEPKGDE, encoded by the coding sequence ATGAGCAATCGAATTTTAGTCGTTGATGATGAGGAGTTTATTTTAACTTTAATTGAATTTAATTTACAGCAAGCAGGATTCGAAGTCATAACAGCGATGGATGGAGAAGTGGCACTCCATAAAGCGACAACTGAGCGTCCAGATCTGATTATATTAGATTTAATGCTTCCGAAAATGGATGGTATGGAAGTATGTAAAGAATTGCGATTGCAGCGCATTATGACGCCGATTTTAATGTTAACAGCAAAAGATGACGAGTTTGATAAAGTGTTAGGTCTTGAACTTGGGGCTGATGATTACATGACGAAGCCGTTTAGCCCGAGGGAAGTTGTTGCACGTGTGAAGGCGATTTTACGTCGTACAAAATTGCAAGATGAGCAAGCTTCAGAAGTGCAGGATGAAAATAGTATTAATATTTTCGACCTGAAAATTTTACCTGAATTTTATGAGGCGTATTTCCAAGGAGAAAAATTAGAATTAACGCCAAAAGAATTTGAATTGCTTGTATATCTTGCAAAGCATAAAGGACGTGTATTAACGCGTGATCAGTTATTAAGTGCGGTATGGAATTACGATTTTGCAGGAGATACAAGAATTGTCGATGTTCATATTAGTCACTTACGAGATAAAATTGAAAAGAATACGAAAAAACCAACGTATATTAAAACAATTCGTGGATTAGGTTATAAATTAGAGGAGCCAAAGGGGGATGAATAA
- a CDS encoding YnfA family protein, with the protein MFKAGIIFIVAGLAEIGGGYLIWKWLREGSSIGVGLIGGIILCLYGVIATFQVFSSFGRVYAAYGGVFIIMSLLLGWMVDKKAPDVFDWAGAAVCLIGVFIILWPRG; encoded by the coding sequence ATGTTTAAAGCAGGTATTATTTTTATTGTCGCAGGATTAGCTGAAATTGGTGGCGGCTATCTCATATGGAAATGGCTGAGGGAAGGCAGTTCCATCGGAGTTGGTCTCATTGGTGGCATTATTTTATGTTTATATGGTGTTATTGCTACCTTTCAAGTATTCTCTAGCTTCGGCCGCGTATACGCAGCTTATGGCGGTGTATTTATTATCATGAGTTTACTTTTGGGGTGGATGGTAGATAAAAAAGCACCCGATGTATTTGACTGGGCCGGTGCAGCCGTTTGTCTGATTGGTGTATTTATCATACTCTGGCCTCGTGGATGA
- a CDS encoding MaoC/PaaZ C-terminal domain-containing protein has product MLKKKVQIGRRMDEITVGEKLSITEKIEDKDLLLYLGLTNDSNPLYIQHDYASQTPYEKPIVPSIMLTGMITTAVTKYLPGPGSHVVRKDLTFVKPVHHYETLQIHFEVVAVSQEEHTIDMRVFAYDEKEEVVVKGVLTVTPPHHLTSILERTLDNF; this is encoded by the coding sequence ATGTTAAAGAAAAAAGTACAAATTGGTCGTCGAATGGATGAAATTACAGTAGGAGAGAAGTTATCCATCACTGAGAAAATTGAGGATAAGGATTTGTTATTGTATTTAGGATTAACAAATGATTCAAATCCATTATATATCCAGCATGATTACGCATCCCAAACTCCGTATGAAAAACCGATTGTACCAAGCATTATGTTAACGGGTATGATTACAACAGCAGTCACGAAATATTTACCAGGTCCAGGCAGTCATGTTGTCAGGAAAGATCTTACTTTTGTGAAGCCTGTACACCATTATGAAACATTGCAAATTCATTTTGAAGTTGTGGCAGTTTCTCAAGAGGAGCACACGATTGATATGCGTGTATTCGCTTATGATGAAAAGGAAGAAGTGGTTGTGAAAGGTGTATTGACGGTAACACCGCCACATCATTTAACGTCGATTTTGGAAAGAACATTAGATAATTTTTAA
- the mdh gene encoding malate dehydrogenase, with protein MTIKRKKVSVIGAGFTGATTAFLLAQKELGDVVLVDIPQLENPTKGKALDMLEASPVQGFDANIIGTSDYADTADSDVVVITAGIARKPGMSRDDLVATNSKIMKSITHDIVKHSPNAIIVVLTNPVDAMTYSVFKEAGFPKERVIGQSGVLDTARFRTFIAQELNLSVKDITGFVLGGHGDDMVPLVRYSYAGGIPLETLIPKERLEAIVERTRKGGGEIVSLLGNGSAYYAPAASLVEMTEAILKDQRRVLPAIAYLEGEYGYSDLYLGVPVILGGNGIEKIIELDLLPEEKAGLDRSVESVRNVMKVLV; from the coding sequence ATGACAATCAAACGCAAAAAAGTATCAGTCATCGGTGCAGGATTTACAGGAGCAACAACAGCATTCTTACTAGCTCAAAAAGAGCTTGGAGATGTTGTGCTAGTGGACATTCCACAGCTGGAAAATCCAACAAAAGGGAAAGCGTTAGATATGTTAGAGGCAAGCCCTGTACAAGGTTTTGATGCTAACATTATCGGCACATCTGATTACGCAGATACAGCTGATTCTGACGTTGTTGTTATTACAGCAGGTATTGCACGTAAACCAGGTATGAGCCGCGATGATTTAGTAGCGACAAACTCAAAAATTATGAAAAGTATTACGCATGATATTGTAAAACATTCACCAAACGCAATTATTGTTGTATTAACAAATCCAGTTGATGCAATGACATATTCTGTATTTAAAGAAGCAGGCTTCCCGAAAGAACGCGTTATTGGTCAATCGGGTGTATTAGATACAGCTCGTTTCCGTACATTCATCGCACAAGAATTAAATCTTTCTGTAAAAGATATTACAGGATTTGTTCTTGGTGGACATGGCGATGACATGGTACCGCTTGTTCGTTATTCTTATGCGGGTGGTATTCCATTAGAAACATTAATTCCGAAAGAACGCTTAGAAGCAATTGTAGAACGTACACGTAAAGGTGGCGGCGAAATTGTAAGCTTACTAGGAAACGGTAGTGCATATTACGCACCAGCTGCTTCTTTAGTTGAGATGACTGAGGCGATCTTAAAAGATCAACGTCGTGTATTGCCAGCTATCGCATACCTTGAAGGGGAATATGGTTATAGCGATTTGTATTTAGGCGTACCAGTTATTTTAGGTGGTAACGGAATTGAAAAAATTATTGAATTAGACCTTCTTCCTGAAGAAAAAGCAGGATTAGATCGTTCTGTAGAATCTGTACGTAATGTCATGAAGGTTCTTGTTTAA
- the icd gene encoding NADP-dependent isocitrate dehydrogenase, translated as MTTGEKITVTNGVMNVPNNPIIPFIEGDGIGPDIWAAASRVLEAAVEKAYDGEKKIVWKEVLAGEKAFNKTGEWLPEETLNEIREYLIAIKGPLTTPVGGGIRSLNVALRQELDLYVCLRPVRYFEGVPSPVKRPEDTDMVIFRENTEDIYAGIEYAQGSPEAHKVLEFLQETMGVKNIRFPETSGIGIKPISEEGTKRLVRAAIQYAINEKRSSVTLVHKGNIMKFTEGAFKNWGYEVAEQEFGDKVFTWAEYDRIVEKDGKDAANKAMAAAEAAGKIIVKDSIADIFLQQILTRPREFDVVATMNLNGDYISDALAAQVGGIGIAPGANINYVTGHAIFEATHGTAPKYAGLDKVNPSSVLLSGVLMLEHLGWNEAAKLVTASVEKTIASKVVTYDFARLMEGATEVKCSEFADALINNMDGAVIKNA; from the coding sequence GTGACGACAGGAGAAAAAATTACTGTAACGAATGGTGTTATGAATGTACCAAACAATCCGATTATTCCTTTTATTGAAGGGGATGGCATTGGGCCAGATATTTGGGCGGCTGCATCTCGTGTACTAGAAGCGGCTGTTGAAAAAGCTTATGATGGTGAGAAGAAAATCGTTTGGAAAGAAGTGCTTGCTGGAGAAAAAGCATTTAATAAAACAGGCGAATGGTTACCAGAAGAGACTTTAAATGAAATTCGCGAATATTTAATTGCAATTAAAGGCCCGCTTACAACTCCTGTTGGTGGTGGTATTCGTTCTTTAAATGTAGCGCTTCGTCAAGAATTAGATTTATACGTATGCCTACGTCCAGTTCGTTACTTTGAAGGTGTTCCTTCACCTGTAAAACGTCCGGAAGATACGGATATGGTTATTTTCCGTGAAAATACAGAGGACATTTATGCTGGTATTGAATATGCACAAGGATCCCCAGAAGCACATAAGGTGCTGGAATTCTTGCAAGAAACGATGGGTGTGAAAAATATTCGCTTCCCAGAAACATCAGGAATTGGTATTAAACCAATTTCGGAAGAGGGGACAAAACGTCTTGTTCGTGCTGCAATCCAATATGCAATTAACGAAAAACGTTCTTCTGTTACACTAGTTCATAAAGGTAACATTATGAAATTCACAGAAGGTGCGTTCAAAAACTGGGGTTATGAAGTTGCGGAACAAGAATTCGGCGATAAAGTATTTACTTGGGCTGAATATGACCGCATTGTTGAAAAAGATGGAAAAGATGCAGCGAATAAAGCGATGGCAGCGGCAGAAGCAGCTGGTAAAATTATCGTAAAAGATTCAATTGCAGATATCTTTTTACAACAAATTTTAACACGTCCACGTGAGTTTGATGTTGTAGCAACAATGAACTTAAACGGCGACTATATTTCTGATGCACTTGCAGCACAAGTAGGTGGCATTGGTATTGCACCTGGTGCAAACATTAACTATGTTACTGGACATGCTATTTTTGAAGCAACACATGGTACAGCTCCCAAATATGCAGGTTTAGATAAAGTAAATCCATCTTCTGTTCTTCTTTCAGGGGTATTGATGTTAGAACATCTAGGATGGAATGAAGCGGCAAAATTAGTAACTGCTTCAGTAGAAAAAACAATTGCTTCAAAAGTGGTAACATATGACTTCGCACGCCTTATGGAAGGTGCAACTGAAGTGAAATGTTCCGAATTTGCTGATGCTCTTATCAACAATATGGATGGAGCAGTAATCAAAAACGCATAA
- the citZ gene encoding citrate synthase, whose amino-acid sequence MGEFSGKGESVMTVIRGLEGVVATTSSVSSIIDDTLTYVGYNIDDLAENATFEEVIYLLWHRKLPNEEELTGLKEMLSENSKVPSEILTYLKQVDLKVSHPMTVLRTAISMLSLYDESAELMDEKSNYLKAVKLQAQVGTLVAAYARIRKGLEVVEPRKDLSLAANFVYMLNNREPNEVEIEAFDKALVLHADHELNASTFTARVCVATLSDVYSGITAAIGALKGPLHGGANENVMKMLKEIGEEENVESYIHNAFQNKVKIMGFGHRVYEHGDPRAKHLREMSKRLCVLLGEEKWYNMSIKIEDIVTKEKGLPPNVDFYSASVYHCLGIDHDLFTPIFAISRMSGWLAHILEQYENNRLIRPRADYNGPTHQRYVPLAQR is encoded by the coding sequence TTGGGAGAATTTTCAGGAAAAGGAGAGAGTGTCATGACTGTTATTCGAGGCTTAGAAGGGGTAGTAGCAACAACATCATCCGTGAGTTCTATTATTGATGATACATTAACTTATGTTGGGTATAATATTGATGATTTAGCGGAAAATGCTACGTTTGAGGAAGTAATATATTTATTATGGCACCGCAAGCTTCCAAACGAAGAGGAGCTAACGGGGTTAAAAGAGATGTTATCTGAAAATTCTAAAGTTCCAAGTGAGATTTTAACATATTTAAAACAAGTAGATTTAAAGGTTTCGCATCCAATGACCGTTTTACGAACAGCGATTTCCATGTTATCATTATACGATGAGAGCGCTGAATTAATGGATGAGAAGTCCAACTATTTGAAAGCGGTTAAATTGCAGGCTCAAGTAGGAACTCTTGTTGCAGCTTATGCAAGAATTCGCAAAGGTTTAGAAGTAGTTGAGCCACGAAAAGATTTATCGCTAGCGGCAAACTTTGTTTATATGTTAAATAACCGCGAACCAAATGAAGTAGAAATTGAAGCTTTCGATAAAGCGCTTGTGCTTCATGCAGATCATGAATTAAATGCTTCTACATTTACAGCGCGCGTTTGTGTTGCTACACTTTCAGATGTATACTCTGGTATTACTGCAGCAATTGGTGCACTGAAAGGTCCTCTTCACGGCGGGGCAAATGAAAATGTAATGAAGATGTTGAAAGAAATTGGCGAAGAAGAAAATGTAGAATCCTATATTCATAATGCGTTTCAAAATAAAGTTAAGATTATGGGATTTGGTCACCGCGTATATGAGCATGGTGATCCGCGCGCGAAACATTTACGCGAAATGTCTAAGAGGTTATGCGTGCTATTAGGGGAAGAAAAATGGTATAATATGTCTATCAAAATTGAAGACATTGTAACAAAAGAAAAAGGTCTTCCACCAAATGTCGATTTCTATTCTGCTTCTGTTTACCATTGTTTAGGAATTGATCATGATTTATTTACACCAATCTTTGCAATTAGCCGTATGTCAGGCTGGTTAGCTCATATTCTAGAACAATATGAAAATAACCGATTAATCCGCCCGCGTGCTGATTATAATGGACCAACGCATCAACGATATGTTCCATTAGCACAACGATAA
- a CDS encoding DUF441 domain-containing protein: MISQSTLFLFILLIIGLVAKNQSLTVAVGVLFLLKWTFLGDKLLPYLQTKGINLGVTVITIAVLVPIATGEIGFKQLVEATKSYYAWIALASGVAVALLAKGGVQLLTNDPHITTALVFGTIIAVALFNGVAVGPLIGAGIAYAVMNIIQMFK; the protein is encoded by the coding sequence ATGATTAGTCAATCAACGTTATTTTTATTCATATTACTTATTATTGGACTTGTTGCAAAAAATCAATCATTAACTGTAGCTGTAGGGGTTTTATTCTTATTAAAATGGACGTTTTTAGGAGATAAGCTACTTCCTTATCTTCAAACCAAAGGAATTAATCTAGGTGTAACTGTTATTACGATTGCTGTTCTTGTACCTATAGCCACGGGAGAAATTGGCTTTAAGCAGTTAGTTGAAGCAACTAAATCTTACTATGCTTGGATTGCGCTCGCTTCAGGGGTAGCTGTTGCCCTCCTGGCAAAAGGCGGAGTGCAATTATTAACAAACGATCCACATATTACAACTGCTCTTGTATTTGGAACAATTATTGCGGTTGCGTTATTTAATGGAGTAGCTGTTGGTCCGCTAATTGGAGCTGGAATTGCTTATGCTGTGATGAACATTATACAGATGTTTAAATAA